The DNA sequence CTGATCATGTCGACCGGCATCATCGGGCTGGTCCAGTACCTCGGCTACCTGGTCCCGGGTGTCACCGACGACGCCGGCGTCACGGTGCTGGGCAAGATCATCGGCATCGGCGTCACGCTGCTCATCGTGCTGGCGCTGTTCCGCAAGATCGGCCAGATCGGCAAGCTGACCACGGTGCTGTTCGTGATCATGCTGGTCGCGGTGCTCACCACGATCGTCGCGGCCGCGACGCACTTCAGCGCGTCGCAGGCGTTCGCGTTCACGCCCGGCGCGTTCAGCTCCGCCGGCCAGGGCACGTTCTGGGGCGGCCTCGGCGCCGGCCTGATCATCGCGATCTACGACTACCTCGGTTACAACACCAGCGCCTACCTCGGCGGCGAAGTCCGCTCCCCGGGCCGGACGCTCCCGCGGTCGATCCTCTTCTCGATCGTCGGCATCATGAGCCTGTACTTCCTGCTCCAGGTGGGCGTGCTCGGCTCGATCCCGCTGGAGGAGCTGAAGAACGCGACGTCGGTCGCCTCCACGGTGCTCGAACAGGCCTGGGGCACCACCACCGCGAAGATCGTGACCGTCTTCATCGTCATCGCGGCCATCGGCTCGGTGTTCGCCGGCCTGCTCGGCGGCTCGCGCGTGCCGTTCGAAGCGGCGCGCGACAAGGTGTTCCTCTCGGTGTTCGCGAAGCTGCACCCGAAGCTCAACCTGCCGACCGCCGGCGTGCTCACGATGGGCGCCATCACGATCATCGGCTCTTTGTTCACCCTGACCGACGTGATCAACGCGGCGGTCGCCACCCTGGTGATCATCCAGTCGCTGGCCCAGGTCGCGGCCATCTGGGTGCTGCGTCGCCGGCAGCCGAACCTGAAGCGCCCGTACCGGCAGTGGCTCTACCCGTTCCCGACGCTGCTGGCGCTGGTCGGCTGGGTCTACATCTACGTCTCCGCGACCTGGCTGTCGATCGGGCTGTCGGTGGGCTGGCTCGTCGTCGGCGGGATCGCGTACCTGATCTACGCGAAGACCGAGAACACCTGGCCGTTCGGGCCCAAGGAGATCAACGAAGCGTTCGCCGACACCGAAGGGGCTCAGGCATGACGAACTCGCCCAAGGCCAGGATCGCCGCCGTCACGGCGCTGCTCCTGGTGCCCGGGGTGCTGAGCGTGGCCGCGCCGGCCTCGGCTCAGGAACCCGCTCAGCAGGAAGCGGCCCGGCCGCACGGCCTGAGCACCATCGGCGCGCAGGGCTGGCAGGTGCTGACCACCGCGAGGGTCGAGGACGGCGGCGACAAGGTCTCCACGCCCGGGTACGCCACCCGCGGCTGGCTGCCGGTGAAGCCGGACGACGCCGGCGCGCCCGGCACCGAGATCAACGCGCTGGTGCAGAACGGCAAGTGCCCGGACGTCTTCGTCTCGGACAACATGCGCAAGTGCTTCGGGTACGTCACCTCCGTCGGTCCGGTCGTCACCAAGCCGTTTTCCGACCCGTGGTGGTACCGCGCCGACTTCACCCCGGACTTCCACGCCGGCCAGAGCGCGAAGCTGACCATCCCGGGCATCGTCGGCGAGGGCGACGTCTGGGTGAACGGCAAGCTGGTGGCGTCGAAGGACATCGTGAGCGGCGCGTACGCCGGGCACACCTTCGACGTCTCGAAGCTGGTGAAGCCGGGCAAGAACACCCTGGCGATCAAGGTCTACCCGAACGACCCGTCGAAGATGTACACCCTCGACCAGGTCGACTGGGGCCAGATCCCGCCGGACAACAACACCGGCATCCAGTTCCCGCCGACCCTGCAGGTCTCCGACGCGCTCACCGGCGACAACGCGCACGTCGTGCAGGACAACGCACCCGATCTGTCCAGGTCCTCGCTGACGGTGAAGGTCGACGTCACCAACAACGCGGCCACCGCGCAGACCGGCGACGTCGCCGCGACGATCACGCCGCCTTCGGGCGCGCCGATCGTCGTCAAGCAGCGCGCGACGATCCCGGCGAACACCAAGCAGACGGTGACGTTCGCCCCGGTGAAGATCAGCAAGCCGAAGGTGTGGTGGCCCTACTCGATGGGCGACCAGCCGCTGTACACGCTGACCACGGCGGTCTCGCAGAACGGGAAGCTGTCGACGTCGTCGAAGAGCACCTTCGGCATCCGCACGGTGACCTCGCGGCTGGTCGGGAAGTCGGTGCCGCTACCCGACGGCGCGCGGCAGTTCTCCATCAACGGCAAGGACTTCGTCTTCCGCGGCGGCGGCTTCGCGCCGGACCTGTTCCTGCGCTACGACCAGGCCGACACCGCGCACCAGATCGCGCTGATCAAGAACATGGGCCTGTCCGGCGTCCGGCTCGAGGGCCACGACATGCCGCAGGACTTCTACGACCAGGCCGACCGCGCCGGGCTGCTCGTGATCGGCGGGTTCATCTGCTGTGACGCCTGGCAGCCCGAGGACGCCTCGACGCTGACCGAGCGCGACTACCGGATCATGCACGACTCGGCTTACACCATCGGGCAGATGGAGCGGAGCCACCCGAGCGTGTTCAACTACGGCTGGAGCGACAACGAGCCGGTGCCGCGCCAGGAGTCGGAGACGCTCAAGGCGTTCGAGGAAGCCGACTTCCAGGTGCCGGTGATCGCTTCGGCGGAGTACAAGAGCACGCCGACGCTGGGCAACTCGGGGGAGAAGGAAGGCCCGTACGACTGGGTCCCGCCGTCCTACTGGTACGACACGTCGCACTTCGACGCGGACGACTCCAGCCGCACCAACGCGGGCGGCTCGTGGGGCTTCGCGAGCGAGCAGAGCGCCGGGCACACCGTGCCGACGCTCGACTCGATCAAGCGGTTCCTCTCGCCGACCGAGCAGGCGAAGCTGTGGCAGGACCCGGCGTACAACCAGTACCACGCCAACTTCGAGCCCGGCCACGGCGGTTACGCGTTCGGCACGCTGTACACGCTCGACCAGTCGATCAGCCGGCGATACGGCAAGTGGAACTCGCTCAAGTCCTATGTGGACCTGGCGAACATCGCGAACTACGAGAACACCCGCTCGCAGTTCGAGTCGTTCCTGCACCACTCGACGGACAAGGACAACCCGGCGACCGGCGTCGTCTACTGGCAGCTGAACAAGGGCTGGCCGACGCTGCTGTGGTCGCTCTACAACGACGACGGCGACCAGGCCGGCGCGTTCTTCGGCGCCAAGAAGGCCAACAAGCCGCTGCACGCGATCTACGGCTACGACAACGGGTCCGTCACTCTGGACAACCTCGGCGCGGGCACCCAGTCCGGGCTTTCGGTGCAGGCCCGCGTACTCGACACCGCGGGCAAGGTCCTCGACGACCAGACGGCGTCCGGGCTCTCGCTGGGCTCGCAGGGCGTCAAGACCGGCGTCCTCAAGCCGAAGGTGCCGGCCGAGACGAAGGCGCCGGCTCCCGCGAAGGTGTATTTCGTCGAACTGCAGGTGAAGCAGGGCGGCAAGGTCGTCGACCGGAACGTCTACTGGCTCTCCACGCAGAAGGACGTCGTCGACTGGGGCAAGACCCTGGGCAACCCGCAGGCGACGCTGTCGCAGTACAGCAACCTGCAAGCGCTGCAGGACCTGCCGAAGTCGCAGGTCAGCGCCGTCGCCTCGACGAAGCCGGGGCGCGGGCCGAACGGCGACGACACCGTCACCACGGTCACCGTCACCAACACGTCGAAGACCCCGGCGGTCGGGTTCTTCCTGCGGGCCGACGTCCGGCGCGGCACGCCGGACGGGCACGAGGCCGGCGGTGACAACCAGCTCGCGGCCGCGACCTGGGACGACAACGACATCACGCTGTGGCCGGGCCAGTCGCAGACGCTGACCGTCACCTACAAGGCGTCCGACCTGCGTGGTGCGGCGCCGGTGATCAGCGTCGACGGGTTCAACACCGGCCGGATCGTGGTGGGGGCGGCCGGCGGGCACGGCCACCACGGGGACGCGGCGGTGGCGCCGCAGATCGAGGGGACCAGGGAGTGAGTGACAACCGGATTCTCGGGATCGACTTCGGCGGCACGAAAGTGGCGCTGGGGCTCGCCGACGACGACGGGAACCTGCTGGCGGCGTGCCGGCTGGACACCGACGCGCAGGCGGGAGCCGACCAGGTGGTCGTGCGGGCGCTCGCCGGGGCTCGTTCGCTCCTGACCGAGGCGGGCGCAGTGCCCACCGCGATCGGCGTCGTCAGTCCGGGGATCGTGCTGCCGGAGGAGATCCTGCTCGCGCCGAACGTGCCGGGCTGGGAGCAGCTGCACCTGGCGGAGCTGGTGGCGGCGGAGTTCCCGGCGGTCCCGATCTCGGTCGGGACCGACGCGAAGGCGGCGGCACTCGCGGAATGGCGGTGGGGCGCGCTGGCCGGGACCGATCCGGCCGTGTTCCTCTCGCTGGGCACCGGTATCGCCGCGGCGGTACTGGTCGGCGGCCGGGTGCTGACCGGCGCCAACGGAGCTGCGGGTGAGATCGGGTACAACCTGCTCTCGCCGCAGGACACCGGGGGTTTCGCCAGCGGAGCGGCGCCGCTGGAGGAAGCTGTCGGTGGGCGTGGGCTGGGCGGCCGGGCGAGCGGTCTGCTCGGCCGCCCGGTCACCGCGGGCGAGCTGTTCGCCCTCGCCAAGGAGAACGCCGAAGCCAAGGAGCTGGTGACCGCGGCGCTGGACGAGCTGTCGATGCACGTGGCCAACCTGGCGATCATGGTGGACCCCCAGCGCATCGCCGTGGGCGGCGGCCTGGTCCGCTCGGCGGACGTGTTGTTGCCGGCGTTGGCGTCCCGCCTGGCGCACGCGGTCCCGTTCCCCCCGGAGCTGGTCGCGGCGCGCTTCGACCAGGACGCGGCGCTGCTCGGCGCGATCGCCCTGGCCCTGGGGGATCAGTAACGACCGGGTGGCGTGCCGGTGCCCCGACCCGGCACGCCACCCGGTATCACGTCGAAGGAGCCGGAGAGAGCGAGCCGCTCTCCGGCTCTTTCACGCTTCCGCTGCCGCCTTCAGCGGTCATCGCCGGACACGTCGAGCAGTAGCTCCCCGGGGAGGGTCAGCAAGCGGCTCAGCAGGTCGCGGTCGAGTTCGACCGCGTGCTCGGTCGCGTGCGAAACGACCATGCAGAACCAGTCCGCGCGGTAACCGTCGCGCGCGAGACTCGACAGCTCGGCTCGCCGGGGTTCGAGAACATCCAGCAGTTGCCGCAGGTGCGTGGCGAGTTCGGCTTCGGTACCTGCCGGAGACGAGGACGAGCACCACAGCGAGTCCGTGCGGACCGCCCGGGAGCGAGGACTCACCGGCTCGCCCGCTTCACCGGCGGCGGTCGGGCCGATACCCAAGCGGCGTGTGACGTCGGCGGCCGTTCGCGCGCGATCTCCCAAGAGCCGGAAAGTGGCTGTGGTCGACATCAGGCCTGGGCCGCCGCGAGTTCCTCGGTGCGGCGGAAGGCCTCCGGCGACAGCTGGAACCACACCAGCACCGCGCTCACCGCCTGGATCGCCGCGACCATCACCCACACTCCGCGCAGGCTCCAGTGGGCCGCGACCAGGCCGCCGGTCAACGCACCCAGCGGTGTCAGGCCCCAGGCCAGCGCGCGGTGGCTCGTCAGCACCCGGCCGAGCAGCGGGGCCGGCGTGAAGCGCTGGCGGCTCGACTGCGAACACACGTTCCAGACCAGCACCGTCGAGGTCATGAAGACCAGCACCGCCCCGATCAGCGGCGGCCACGGCGGCAGCACGGCCAGCAGCAGCGGCGACACCGCGCCCAGCCCCTGCGCGAGCCGCATCGACCACGAGTAGCCGAGCCGGTCGACGATCCGCTGCACCACGAACGACGACAGCACCCAGCCGATCGCGAGGCACGCCAGCAGCAGGCCGTAGCCGACCGAGCCGACGTGCAGGATCTGCGTCGCGTACAGCACGAACATGGAGTTGCCCGCGCTCGCGGCGAACGAGCCCAGCGCGACGTTGATCGTGATCGACCGCAGCAGCGGCGTCCGGACCAGGTGGGTGAGCCCGGCCGAGAGGTCACGCAGCGGGTGCGTCCGCGCGGCCACGATCGACTCGGACGGGATCCGCCGCGCCAGCACCAGCGCGACCAGCGCGAACGCGGCGGCCAGCCACGCCGGTGCCCCGGTGCCGACGGCGATCAGGAACCCGGTCGCCGGCGGCACGATGAACTGCACCACGCCCCGGTCGATCACCGTCAGCCGCGCGTTGGCGTGGGCCAGCCGGTCCGGTTCGACCAGTTCGGGCACGAGCGCGCCGCTCGCGCCGTCCCCGAGCACCTGCGCCGACGTGATGACGAACGCGATGACGAGCAGCGCGGGCAGCGTCAGGGCCCCGGCCGTGGTGATCGCGGCCAGCACCAGCGCGGTCCCGACCTGCACGGCGTACGCCCAGGCGAGCACGGTGGTCCGCCGGACGCGGTCGATGAGCACCCCGGCGAACAGCGACAACAGCAGCCACGGCGCCTGCCCGGCCACGTTGACCAGCGACACCTCGCGCGGATCGGTGGTGATCGACACCGCGAGCAGGGGCAGCGCCGCCAGCAGCAGCCCTTCACAAGCCGAACCGGACACCGCTACGGCCTGCAGCCGCACCCATCTGCTGGTCATGATCGTTACCTTGCCTAACGATCGCGCCCGACCCAAGCGATTTACGCTCTAGGCTGATCACCGTGGATCAGCTCCGGGTGCCGTCACCGCTGGTCGAGCTGCGCGAACCCGGCCTCGGCGCGCGCGTCTACCTCAAGCGCGACGACCTGATCCACCCCGAGCTGCCCGGCAACAAGTGGCGCAAACTCAAGCACAACCTCCGCGACGCGGCCGGCGCGAAGAGGCTGCTGACCTTCGGCGGCGCCTACTCCAACCACCTGCTCGCCACGGCCGCCGCCGGGCACCACTTCGGCTTCGAGACGGTCGGCGTCGTGCGGGGTGAGGAGCACTGGCCGCTCAACGACGTCCTGAGCGCGGCCGTCGCCCACGGCATGGAGCTGACCTACCTCGACCGCACGGAGTACCGCGCGAAGGCCGACGCCCTTCCGGCCCTGCGCCGCGACTGGGGCGAGTTCTTCCTGATCCCGGAAGGCGGCGCGAACCCGGCGGGCGTGCGCGGCTGCGCGGAGCTGGTCGCCGAGATCGACGTCCCGTTCGACGTCGTCGCCTGCTCCTGCGGCACCGGCGCGACGCTGGCCGGGATCGCCGCCGCCCTCGCGCCCGGACAGCGCGCCCTCGGCTTCCCGGCGCTGAAAGGCGGCTTCCTCGACGCCGACGTCGCGCGCCTGCAGACCGCGACCTACGGCGGCCGGCGCGGCGACTGGTCGATCGACCCGGACTTCGCGTTCGGCGGGTTCGCCCGCCGCACCCCGGAACTCGACGCGTTCATCGACGGTTTCGAGGCCCGGCACGGCCTCCGGCTCAACTGGGTCTACGAAGCCAAGATGATGTACGGCCTCCTGGCGCGCGTCCGCCGGGGCGACTTCCCGGCCGGGACGACGATCGTGGCCGTCGTCGCGGGGTAGCTCAGCGGCGCACCCGGGTCGACTCGCGGACGACCAGCTCCGGGGTGAAGACCACGGCCTGACGTTCCGGCTTCGGGTCCGCTGTCTCCGCCAGCAGCAGCTCCGCCGCGGTGCGCCCGAGGCGTTGCGCCGGCTGGCGGACCGACGTCAGCGGGACCGCCGCCGCGCCCGCGAACTCGATGTCGTCGTACCCGACGATCGCCATCTCCTCCGGGACGCGCACACCCGCGCCCACCATCGCCTGCAGCACACCCAGCGCGAGCAGGTCGTTCGCGCAGAACACCGCCGTCGGCCGAGGACTCATGCCCAGCAGCCGGGACCCCGCGTCACGGCCCGAAGCGACGTCCAAGCCGAGCCCCTCCAGCACCGTCAGCTCCGCCGCCGAGCTCCCCAGCACCGACCGGACGCCCTGCTCGCGGTCGCGGCACTGGGCGAGGATGGCCGGGCCGTTGACGAACGCGATCCGCCCGTGGCCGGTCTCCAGCAGGTGCCGGGCGCCGAGCGCGCCGCCGGCGATGTCGTCCACCGCCACCGAACTCGCCTCGGACGTCGGGGCCTTGCGGTCGACGAAGACGTACGGCGTGCCACTGCGCCGGAACGCGTGCAGCGCCTCGCTCGACGCCCCGACCGGGCTCAGCAGCACCCCGCGCACGCGCTGCTCGGCGAACATCGCCAGGTACGACGCTTCGAGGTCGGAGCGCTGCCCGCTGTTGCAGGTGATGATGTTGAGGCCCTCGGCGTGCGCGGCCTGCTCGGCCCCGCGGGCGACGTCGACGAAGAACGGGTTCCCGAGGTCCAGCACCAGCAGCCCGAGGATCCGGCTGCTGCCGGCGCGCAGCTGCCGCGCGGACTCGTCACGGACGTACCCGAGCTCTTCGATGACCGAGAGCACCCGGTTGCGGGTGGCGGTCGCGACCACGTGCGGCCGGTTGACCACATTGGACACCGTGCCGATCGAGACGCCGGCCTGCTTGGCGACGTCCTTGATGCCGACCACCGCACCCCCTCTGGAGAAAAGCCGATCCTAGCATGCGGATGAAACGTTTCACTGAAGGCTGTTTCCCACCATAAGTCGCATGATCGCGGTACTAGGATTCGACGCGGCGTTCCTGCCACTGGGAGGAGTCCGGGTGCGGATCTTCACGATCGTCCTGTCACTGGTGCTGATGACGGCGCTCGCGGATGTGTCTGTCGGGGGCATCGCCTCGGCCGATCCCGTCCTCGAACACGACACCGACGATCCGGTACTGGCCGCGCCCGCGGTGACCCGGCCGGACACCCCGCACTGCACCGTCACGCTCGCTGACGCCTTCCGCTCCAACGCTGCAGACGGCACTTCGCAGTTCTACCAAGGCACGCTCACGCCGCCGAAGGCCTGCGCCGGACCGTGGGCGAAGGTCGTCATGGACCAGACCGTGACCGTCAGCGGGCGGCAGTACGACCGGATCGGCGACCTGAAGATCGGTGACGCCGAGGTCTGGTGGGGGACCACCGAAGAACCCAGCGGCGAGGGCAACCGCCCGATCACCTACCACTTCGACAAGGACCTCACGCCGTACAGCGCGCTGCTGCGCACGCCGCAGCCGTTCCGCGGCGGCATCGAGAACTTCACCTCCGACATCTACACCGGCGTCTACGCCCAGACCGTGACGCTCACCTACTACCGCGCCGACCGGAAACACCCGGCGCCCGACGTCGCCGACCACGTCACGGGGATGGGTCACGCCGACGCGACCCCCGCGGCGCCGACCGTCCACTTCACCGCGAAGGACCTGCCGCGCAACATCACCCGCGCGCAGCTCGAGGTGACGCTCGAAGGCCACGCCTGCGACGAGCAGTGGTTCGACGACGTCCCGGACGACGTCTCGGCGAAGTACCCGGCGGCGGGGATGTGCGGCCACGGGCCCTACCGCGAGGCGAACTTCGCGATCGACGGGACGGCCGCCGGGTCGGCGTTCACCTTCCCGCACATCTACTCCGGCGGGATCGTGCCGCAGCTGTGGCGCCCGATCGTGGCGATCGACACGTTCAGCCTCCATTCCGAGACCTACGACGTCACGCCGTTCGTCGGCAAGCTCGTCGACGGCGGCGCGCACGACCTGTCGTTCACCGTGCCCGACATCGGCGGCGAGTGGACCGTCGTGCCCACTCTGCTCCTCTACACCGACGACCACGCCGCGCGGACGTCCGGCGCGCTCACCCAGGACGACGTCGCGGCGGCACCGGTCCGGCAGACGACGGTGAAGGACATCTCCGGCGGTGTGAACGCGACGGTCACGGCGAAGCGCCACGACGTCACCGCGGGCTACGTCGACACCTCGGCGGGGCGCGTCTACACCCGCGTCGAGCGCACCCGCGACTACCGCAACAGCGACGACGTCACCGGCGGCGGCTTCACCCAGCACGTCGTGCAGGCCGACTCGGGCCAGCAGACCTCGACGTCCACTGTGGACGGCCGGGTCCGGTCGGCGGACCGGCACACCTGGTCCTACCCGCTGACCACCGACGCCACCGCGAACATCACCGACGACCAGAACCTGCGGATCTCCGGCGCCGCCGAGATGACCAAGATCCTCGGCGACCTCACCGGCGACGGCCGGAACTGGCGCCCGGTGCGCGCGTCGCGGGAATGGCTGTCCGCGTCCGGCGTGCTGGCCCGCACCAACGGCGTCAACACCGAAGCCGACGGGAAGTCCCAGACCCTCTACACCGGCCCTGACGATCTGGGCCGGCCCTACCTCCACTACATCGCGAGTGAACACGGGCGGATCACCCAGAACCGGGAGCTGCCGCCGCGGAGGTGAGGCTCAGGCCGGTTTGCGGCCCCACGCGGTGATCATCGGTGCGAGCATGAGGTCCAGGTCACCGCGCGCGAGGTTCGCGAGGTGTGTCCCGATCTCCTCGGGCGTCGCCAGGTCCGCGGCCAGGAGCCGGTCGCGGACGTGCCGGACCGTGGCCGCTTCCAGGACCGCGCACGCGGGGGAGGCGATGGGGAAGTAGGCCTCGGCGCCGACGTCGGTCAGGGCCGACTCACGCAGCAGCCGGGGCAGTGTGCGGCCGTAGGCGAGGTCCGCCCCTCGCTCGGCCATCAGCGTCCGGATCCGGGTGCGCAGCCGGTTCGCCAGCGCTTCGGCGGGGCCGCGTTCGTCCGGGCAGGCGAGGGGCTGCAGGGCCGGGTCGCCGTCCTCGATCACCAGCCAGCCGCCCGGCCGCAGCGCGTCGACCATGACCCGCATCGCGGCCGCGCGGTCCTTCAGGTGGACCAGGACCAGCCGGGCGTGGACCAGGTCGAACGTCTCCGGCGGCGGCGGGTCGCGGAGCACGTCGTGCCGGCGCACCTCGAGCACGCCGCCGGCCGCGGGTCCGGCCCACGACACGTCGATGTCCGTGGCCAGCACCCGGCCGCCGGACCCGACGCGCCCGGCCAGTCCGCGCGGCACCGAGACGCCGCCGGCACCGACCTCCCAGCACCGCCATCCTTCGCCGAGCCCCAGGTCGTCGAGGTGGCGGAAGGTCCACGGGTCGAACAGCTCGGCGAGTGCCGCGAACCGTTCGCCGGCCTCCGGACGCTCGTTGTCGAGCAGGTAGCGGTTCATCACACCAGCATGGCCCGGCCGGCACCGTGCGGGTACCGCGTCGTGGAGATACGTCGTGGAGATACGTCGTGGAGATACGCAGTCCACTTCGGACACGTGCGGCCCGGCCCGGCGCGGTTCGGTCACGTGAACCCCGTCTCGTGCCCGCTCACCCGATCGGGCTAGTGGGGTACTGTCGGAGACATGGGGAGTCTCCGCTCACGGGTCCTGGGCTGGGTCGGCCGACGCTATGTGGCGTGGCAGTCGAGAAAAGGCTTCGACCTCGAGAAGATGTCGTCCTTCCTGCCGGATTCGGCGCTGCGGCCGCTCAAGCGCGAGGGGCTGGACCCGGTCGCGGAGATGGGCGCACTCCGGGCCGAGGCGCCGATCAGCAAGCTCGACCTGCCGTTCGGGATGAACGCCTGGCTGGTCACGGGCTACGACGAGGCGAAGGCCGTGCTCGGCAAGGTCACGGAGTTCTCCAGCGACTTCACCAACCTGGTGGGCAGCGCCGGGGTGACCGAGGACCAGAACCCGGGCGGCCTCGGCTTCGCGGACCCGCCGGTGCACACCCGGCTGCGCAAGCTGCTCACGCCCGAGTTCACCATGCGCCGGCTCAACCGCCTGACCCCGCGCATCGACGAGATCGTCGCCGAGCAGCTCGACGCGATGGCCGCCACCGACGGCCCGGTCGACCTGTGGCAGGCGTTCGCGCTGCCGATCCCGTCGCTGACCATCTGCGAGCTGCTCGGCGTGCCCTACGCGGACCGCGAGGACTTCCAGCGGCTGAGCACCGCGCGCTTCGACCTCTTCGGCGGCGCGAGCGCGTCGCTCGGCGCGATGACGGAGTCGCTGACCTACCTGCTCGACATCGTGAAGAAGCAGCGCGAAGAGCCCGGCGACGGCCTGCTGGGCATGCTGATCAAGGAACACGGCGACGAGATCTCCGACCGCGAGCTGGCCGGGCTCGCCGACGGCGTGCTCACCGGCGGCCTGGAGACCACGGCCAGCATGCTCGCCCTCGGCGCGCTGGTGCTGCTGCGCGACGAGAAGGCGTTCGACGCCGTCCGCGGCGACGACGAGTCCGTGCACCGCTTCGTCGAAGAGCTCCTGCGGTACCTGACCGTCGTCCAGATGGCGTTCCCGCGGTTCGCCAAGCAGGACATGGAGATCGGCGGCGTCC is a window from the Amycolatopsis sp. NBC_00355 genome containing:
- a CDS encoding APC family permease, whose translation is MSSPTRSGDSGAAVPPRPALERKIGPLQATAINMTQMCGIGPFVTIPAMVATMGGPQAMFGWVIGAIVALADGLIWAELGAAMPGAGGTYIYLREAFQYRTGRLMPFLFVWSAVLFIPLIMSTGIIGLVQYLGYLVPGVTDDAGVTVLGKIIGIGVTLLIVLALFRKIGQIGKLTTVLFVIMLVAVLTTIVAAATHFSASQAFAFTPGAFSSAGQGTFWGGLGAGLIIAIYDYLGYNTSAYLGGEVRSPGRTLPRSILFSIVGIMSLYFLLQVGVLGSIPLEELKNATSVASTVLEQAWGTTTAKIVTVFIVIAAIGSVFAGLLGGSRVPFEAARDKVFLSVFAKLHPKLNLPTAGVLTMGAITIIGSLFTLTDVINAAVATLVIIQSLAQVAAIWVLRRRQPNLKRPYRQWLYPFPTLLALVGWVYIYVSATWLSIGLSVGWLVVGGIAYLIYAKTENTWPFGPKEINEAFADTEGAQA
- a CDS encoding glycosyl hydrolase 2 galactose-binding domain-containing protein gives rise to the protein MTNSPKARIAAVTALLLVPGVLSVAAPASAQEPAQQEAARPHGLSTIGAQGWQVLTTARVEDGGDKVSTPGYATRGWLPVKPDDAGAPGTEINALVQNGKCPDVFVSDNMRKCFGYVTSVGPVVTKPFSDPWWYRADFTPDFHAGQSAKLTIPGIVGEGDVWVNGKLVASKDIVSGAYAGHTFDVSKLVKPGKNTLAIKVYPNDPSKMYTLDQVDWGQIPPDNNTGIQFPPTLQVSDALTGDNAHVVQDNAPDLSRSSLTVKVDVTNNAATAQTGDVAATITPPSGAPIVVKQRATIPANTKQTVTFAPVKISKPKVWWPYSMGDQPLYTLTTAVSQNGKLSTSSKSTFGIRTVTSRLVGKSVPLPDGARQFSINGKDFVFRGGGFAPDLFLRYDQADTAHQIALIKNMGLSGVRLEGHDMPQDFYDQADRAGLLVIGGFICCDAWQPEDASTLTERDYRIMHDSAYTIGQMERSHPSVFNYGWSDNEPVPRQESETLKAFEEADFQVPVIASAEYKSTPTLGNSGEKEGPYDWVPPSYWYDTSHFDADDSSRTNAGGSWGFASEQSAGHTVPTLDSIKRFLSPTEQAKLWQDPAYNQYHANFEPGHGGYAFGTLYTLDQSISRRYGKWNSLKSYVDLANIANYENTRSQFESFLHHSTDKDNPATGVVYWQLNKGWPTLLWSLYNDDGDQAGAFFGAKKANKPLHAIYGYDNGSVTLDNLGAGTQSGLSVQARVLDTAGKVLDDQTASGLSLGSQGVKTGVLKPKVPAETKAPAPAKVYFVELQVKQGGKVVDRNVYWLSTQKDVVDWGKTLGNPQATLSQYSNLQALQDLPKSQVSAVASTKPGRGPNGDDTVTTVTVTNTSKTPAVGFFLRADVRRGTPDGHEAGGDNQLAAATWDDNDITLWPGQSQTLTVTYKASDLRGAAPVISVDGFNTGRIVVGAAGGHGHHGDAAVAPQIEGTRE
- a CDS encoding ROK family protein, yielding MSDNRILGIDFGGTKVALGLADDDGNLLAACRLDTDAQAGADQVVVRALAGARSLLTEAGAVPTAIGVVSPGIVLPEEILLAPNVPGWEQLHLAELVAAEFPAVPISVGTDAKAAALAEWRWGALAGTDPAVFLSLGTGIAAAVLVGGRVLTGANGAAGEIGYNLLSPQDTGGFASGAAPLEEAVGGRGLGGRASGLLGRPVTAGELFALAKENAEAKELVTAALDELSMHVANLAIMVDPQRIAVGGGLVRSADVLLPALASRLAHAVPFPPELVAARFDQDAALLGAIALALGDQ
- a CDS encoding DUF4279 domain-containing protein; amino-acid sequence: MSTTATFRLLGDRARTAADVTRRLGIGPTAAGEAGEPVSPRSRAVRTDSLWCSSSSPAGTEAELATHLRQLLDVLEPRRAELSSLARDGYRADWFCMVVSHATEHAVELDRDLLSRLLTLPGELLLDVSGDDR
- a CDS encoding MFS transporter; amino-acid sequence: MTSRWVRLQAVAVSGSACEGLLLAALPLLAVSITTDPREVSLVNVAGQAPWLLLSLFAGVLIDRVRRTTVLAWAYAVQVGTALVLAAITTAGALTLPALLVIAFVITSAQVLGDGASGALVPELVEPDRLAHANARLTVIDRGVVQFIVPPATGFLIAVGTGAPAWLAAAFALVALVLARRIPSESIVAARTHPLRDLSAGLTHLVRTPLLRSITINVALGSFAASAGNSMFVLYATQILHVGSVGYGLLLACLAIGWVLSSFVVQRIVDRLGYSWSMRLAQGLGAVSPLLLAVLPPWPPLIGAVLVFMTSTVLVWNVCSQSSRQRFTPAPLLGRVLTSHRALAWGLTPLGALTGGLVAAHWSLRGVWVMVAAIQAVSAVLVWFQLSPEAFRRTEELAAAQA
- a CDS encoding 1-aminocyclopropane-1-carboxylate deaminase/D-cysteine desulfhydrase — its product is MDQLRVPSPLVELREPGLGARVYLKRDDLIHPELPGNKWRKLKHNLRDAAGAKRLLTFGGAYSNHLLATAAAGHHFGFETVGVVRGEEHWPLNDVLSAAVAHGMELTYLDRTEYRAKADALPALRRDWGEFFLIPEGGANPAGVRGCAELVAEIDVPFDVVACSCGTGATLAGIAAALAPGQRALGFPALKGGFLDADVARLQTATYGGRRGDWSIDPDFAFGGFARRTPELDAFIDGFEARHGLRLNWVYEAKMMYGLLARVRRGDFPAGTTIVAVVAG
- a CDS encoding LacI family DNA-binding transcriptional regulator, producing the protein MVGIKDVAKQAGVSIGTVSNVVNRPHVVATATRNRVLSVIEELGYVRDESARQLRAGSSRILGLLVLDLGNPFFVDVARGAEQAAHAEGLNIITCNSGQRSDLEASYLAMFAEQRVRGVLLSPVGASSEALHAFRRSGTPYVFVDRKAPTSEASSVAVDDIAGGALGARHLLETGHGRIAFVNGPAILAQCRDREQGVRSVLGSSAAELTVLEGLGLDVASGRDAGSRLLGMSPRPTAVFCANDLLALGVLQAMVGAGVRVPEEMAIVGYDDIEFAGAAAVPLTSVRQPAQRLGRTAAELLLAETADPKPERQAVVFTPELVVRESTRVRR